The Orcinus orca chromosome 1, mOrcOrc1.1, whole genome shotgun sequence DNA window TACAgactaatttttttcttggtgtCTCTGGTTTCTCTGTGTTGTTTGCTTTGGTCTTCTCTTCCAAACTAGAGGTTTTATTCAAGCTCCTGGGACAACTTGGCTCTCCATTCAGGGCTAAGGCAGACAGGTGGAGGGGCCTAGAAACTCGGTATGCAGGGGCAAGGCTCACAGCTGGTGTACCCCACTCTAGATGGGGGCTTTGAGCAGATTTTCCCTGGAGCACTGCCATAAaatgaatgtttgtgccccccaaaatcatatgttgaaatcctaatcttCCATGTGATGATATTAGGGAGTGGGGGGCCTTCatgggtgattaggtcatgagggtggagccctcatgaataggattagtagcccttataaaagagacccctgAGAGCTCTCTGCTCCTTTCTGTCACGTGAGGATACAACAAAAGCatagccatctatgaaccagagaGCGGGCCCTCACCAGGCCCTGAATCCGGGGTCCCTTGATTTTggaattcccagcctccagaactgtgggaaagaaatttctgttgtttataagccaccaagTATGTGGTACTTAGTTAAAGCTGCCCAAACGGACAAAGGTAGGTACCCTTCAGTGGCAGTATTTGTCGGTCTTTTCTTTGGGGCGTTCTCTCTCCCATTTGGGGAGGTGGTCCTTGTGCCCTGCATTCTGGGAAGAAACTGGGAAAGGGCTCACCCAGGCAGACTTTCACACAGTctactctcttttttctctcttgtcaGACACTCTCTTTATCCCCATCCTCATTGTGCTTGTGACCCCCTGACTAGAGGTCTCTACTGAATCCTCGAGAGAGAAAGCCTCTAGCTTCTTCCTCATGGGGGAGCAGGGTAGCCAGGCTGTGTTAGCTGGAGACAGGGGACTCAGGAAGTCTACCTTCTCCATGTAGAGATTTCCAGCCAGTCCCCTGTTTTCAGTCTAGAATTCATCCCAGGTAGCTCCAAGTACCGAGACTTGGTCCTTGGGGTGAATCAGTTATGGCCCTTCAGTAGACCTTTTTGCTGGCTTTGAGGTTGTAGCTTCCTTCATTCTGCCAAGCCCTCCATCTAATTTCCATCTTCAATATCTGGTTGTCATTTCTCATCTGCTGtggtttcctttcccttctctttgtcCTTGGGAGTCTATTCCTTCCTTGTTCCTTTGCTATCTTTTAAGGGGCTTAGGGTGTGAGCAGACATGACTGTGTCAGAAGTGGTACCTTTAAACATTTTGTGAAGGTAACATGCGGATGAGACTGTTGTTAAGACTCTATTGGACAGATAATAGAGAAAATATAGGTAAGCAAAACCCGAGAAGAGGATGAAACTGGGGGCTCTTTGTTTTGCTCTGGCTTTCCCAACAACCAAAACCAGTCCTGCTGGCCTCCAGGCTCCCTGCTCTGAGCTGAGTATGGAAGCCTGTTGGGCTCTGATGTTTTAAAATGGAAGAAGGGCGAGGAAGGGCATACTAACTCCCCTGGGACTTGACATCTTTTGCCTCCCTATGACCAAGTCTGGACCTGGGGAAGCTGCTTCCAGAGAAAGGAGACAGACAGGGGCAAAAGTCAGATGCCTGACCCCAAACAGGAGGTTTGAGGGGAGGAGACCTGCTCTGGGGATTGGTAACCTCACCTGTGTTGTCATTAAAGAAGTTGGAGGGGCATCGGGATAGAGTTACATTGGCTGCCAGAGACCTGTTACCCAAGACAAATCATTCAGGAAGAGGGTTGGCTCTGCCACACAGCAgggacagagaaaaaggaaagactgTAGCGTGTAGGAAGATTATGATACGTGGAATTAGAATGTGAGAGTCTCACTCTGGGCTCTCTAACTTGCCAGCCAACCTTGGGCGCACCACTTGACTTCTCCAAGAATACTGCCCACCTCTTGCTGTTGTTGTGAGGTTGAAATGGAGTAGCCCTGTGCTTGGCACACTACAGGACTAAAAAATTGCTTGTTAATATATTACTAGTGATACTAGAGGCAGAAATCCCCctgcatccctcccacccccgccctccATATTCCTTTGCTTAGGGGCATGAGAGCACTTCCCTAATAGTGCAACAGACTTACCAAAATGGAAGGAATATGGAAAGAGATGCTCCTACCTCCCATTCCCCAGGGAAGGATGCCCAGGTCCCCCTGGTTTCTTGCCCCTTGGGGACTGTCTAGAGTTCCCAGGAAGGACTGGGTTTGAGAGACCCTAGGCAGTCCTACCTCCAAGTCTTTGGGCTCTGGTGCCCTAGCTCTCTGAGTCCACCCAGAAGTCTTGGGAGGTAGATGGGAGTCCCTGGGGCCCCTCACAGCCTGTACCTTCCCTCCAATCAATTCAGAGTCAGGCTGGGAGCCTCATGAAACCAAAAACCCCTTCACCCCATGGAGATCCCCATCCCTTGACAGCACATGGGGTCAAGAACTGCAAAGCCTGGAGTCTCACAGGCACAGTCCTGGGCAGGAAGACCAGGACAGGTGGATCCAGCTCTTCTGCTACCCACTGAAGCAGCTAGAACAGAGATCCTGGAGAGCACTTGGGTTGCAGTGGGAGCTAGTAAGGCCTGAAATGTAGTTAGAGGGGCCACACCACACACAGCGTCACACAGACACACGTATGTTTCTCACATTTACCCCTCTTACACATACCTTCTCACACACAGGCCTGCTTCTTATACCAGAGAACACATTTCACTCTCCTGCCCCTGAagcaacatacacacacacacacacacccctgcctcCTATCTGCCTAAACTTGAGGTCATGAGGAGAAGTTAGGGGAGATCACAGGAAATTTTGTAAAATTAGGTTGGCTAAGAGCAGATTTTAGAGATCCATTAGCTTCTTCCTACGCATAGACTTCATCAGAGAAAGGATTGGTCCAGGGAATAGGAGAATAACTCACTTAACAAAATAGCTATTGAGTTTATGATTCCTCTCCCAGAGGTACAGGGACACACACCCCAGGTCGTTTGGGGGATGAAATATCAACAGCATCACCCTGTCATGCATGCTAGGACATGAGCTCACAGCAGTACCAATAATTTGAGAGATCCTGGAGGACGGTTTCAGAGTAGAGATGGGGGTAGGCCAGGTTGTCGTGTTCCCATAGCAGCCTATCTCATTGCCATAGCAACAAGATTCTGCCTCCATTCTATGGAGTCCTGGTTTCTGTAATGGGTGGAACACTGGTGTTTCATGGAGTCGTGGTGGACCACACAATCCTTCTAGGAAAGAACATTTCCGTTCTAAACCAAGcaaggtagggacttccctggtggtccaggggctaagaatctgccttccaatgcaggggacatgggtctgatccctggctggggaactaagttcccaaTGCCCCAGGGCAACTAAGCAcgtgcgctgcaactagagagaagcccgtgctgcaacgaagagcctgcgcaccgcagcgaagacccagctcagccaaaaCCAAGCAGGGTACGCGTAGCGTGAGGCTGTCAAGTAGGGCTGGTTTTCTTGTGGGCTTAGAAGCCTAGAATTCCTGGAGTTTCCCAACTGACAAGCTCTACTCCTTCCTACAGCAGTTTAAACTCCCCAGCTATTGGGGGCCCCCAGGAATGTCCCCACAAGGCAGGTTGACCATTCCTGATGTTCACCACAGCTGACTCAGATGGAAACCCTGCCACGTCAGAGAGGTGTGACAGTGCAATGGGGAAGCCAGGAGCCTGAAATGGCTTGCCACTCATTGGCTGTGTGCCTTGAGTGagatatttatctttctgaacCTCAGGATTCTCACTTGTGAAAATGGGGTTAACGCATGCTCAGCCCCCTGGGTGGTTCAAAGGACGTAGAGAAGTGATGAACATAAAGCACTGGACCCATCCAGGGtttccggggggggggggggggcgggcggggagggggtgaTTGGCAGATGGATGGCCCAGTGCACTGCTGACACTCCTTGCGCATGGAGTGGGGCTTCAGTGTGGTTGTGGCCAAGCACCCCAGTGGAGGTCTGACTGTGGAGCTAAGGTGTTATTTAAACCTCAGTGGAGGGGGCAGTGGTTGGCATCATCTTCCAGATCAGGCTGTCCGACTGGCTAAAAACTTCCCTGGGAAAGGGGAAGGTACTTAAGCCATCTGCCTTCCCCTGGCCTAGAtcagtgctactcaaagtgtgggtGTCGGCTCATGGCCCTCTGAAAAATGTTGGTTACCCATCTGCAGTGACATAGGTCTAGGAATTAAGAGAACATCTTCAGAAATTTTTATAGCTATTTGATATTGCAGTAACACCACCCAAGCAGCATCCAATTTGAGCttctttttagttatttttaaaagtcttatagagattcagtgtgtgtgtgtgtgtgtgtgtgtgtgtgtgtgtaaaagtacCCATCTGCCCCgaattgggggaaaaaacaactTGGTCCTTTACCTCTAGTTTTAAAATCATTGACCTTGATAACACTAAAGCCTTCTTAAAACCAGCTGAAGATCCAACTGAGAGAGAAGGGGAACAATCTCATCCGCGCCGCTTGCAAAAATTAGCCACGGATCACAAGCAGGTGAGACGGCAGCATTTCCTTTATTGCTTCAGGAAAAAAACTGCaggcccctcccactgccccgcccccagccccggccccgaTTTGGAAGGTCTAAGGCCGCACCTCCGCGCTCAGCCCCGCCCGGCGCCTTGGCCGCGGCTGCCGGGCGGCGCAGTGTGTCGCTTTCCGTAACGTAGACCGAAGGAGTTCCAGTTGTAGGCGGACAGGTCCTTCTCCCGCTGCACCAGCACCGCGCCGCGCGGGGCGGGGATCAGGCGACTGCGGGGGGCGCACAGGCCCGGCAGCTGGGGCCCAGCGGAGCTCTCGGGTGGAGGGCACAGCGAGGCCCCCCGAGGGCTCGGCCCGGCAGCGGCGGGCTTCCTCTCCGCGCACCGCGGGCTCTGCGCCCCGGAGGCCAGGAGCGCCGGAGGTCTGAGCCGCGGGCCTAGGACAGAGCCACAGGGAGAGGCTGACGTGAGGCCGGGGCCCGGGAAAGACGGCTTTGGAACACCTACTCACATCCCCATCCTCTGCTTCCCTTTTGTTCCTTGACCCCCTAGGAAGCTCAGAGCTCCAAGCTCAGCAGCATCTTAGCTTGGGTGGTTAGGCCATTTGCTCCTCCTTCCTTCAATATAGCTTTGATTTCACATGTTTTACAGAATTGTCTTGAATGTCTTTTAtattgattacttttttttttttaggaagcaAGCAGGGTAGAGcttggaaataaagaaaactcaAGTATTTGCTGGACACCCAGCTTTGCTCCTCTTCGTGGCCCTCTGGCTGGCCCGCCTGTGCATCAGGCTCCCACTAGACTGAGCTCCTAGGGCGGTTGGGGCCATGTTCATTCATCTCTGAGTCTCTCAGAGTCTTGAaaacagtgccttgcacatactAGGGCCTCAAAAATGCTTGTTAAATATATAAAAGCTAATGAAAGGCTCGTAGTTACAGAAATGAAGCAAGTGAAGCTAAGACCATTGTGCCTCCACACCCCCAACAAGTGTGACCCCTAAAAGGCTACATAAGGGCTTCAACAAAGAAGGGAAATTATCTGGGTCACCTCAACCAGCTCACCTCTCCCACTCCAGGTATAATCTTTCCCCTTCACACTGAGGGTTAATGAGGCTAATTTGGAAGGCACTCCACATGCAGGCTCATTAAGTGCACTATACCTTTTAGCAGTAAAGTAGTGCAACTAGCTCTCAGGAGACAATGACCCCAGCAAATTGTGGCAGGAGATCAGTGGAAATGAGGTCTGGGGTGTGAGTGGGTGTGTGTTGGGTGGAGGGTAGTTGGCTTTGAGCCCTGCTCTTCAGTGCCCTGGCATACTCTGGAGAAAAGCGGGCATGGTCCAGAGTTAGTTATAATCTTCCTAGGAGGGCCCTGGGCCTGGCTGAGATGGAAGAGACAATGACTTCCTTTCTAGCTATAGCCACCATCCCAGCAGGAGGATCACTGCTTAGGCTATTGTTTTTAGCATCACCTAAGCTTTTGCCAGAAAGAGCTAAGAGCtcaatgtctccagggcagtgaTGATGTTATACTCTGGGGGATCCTCCCTCACCCAGAAAGAACACCCGATCCCAGGAGAGAAGACACACTTGGCAAGGGACACCCAGGGCCATGTTCTCTTTGCTTTGGGATAGCTTATGGGCACAGTGATATCTTGTGTATAGAGAGAATGCTGCAAGTTCCAGAGCTAGAGGAACTGAGGTCCCCAGAGGCCAAGCTGACCACCCAGCAGTGTTAAAGCCCCCTCCTGACTTGGGGATGAGCACCATCCTAGCTCATGCCCTGTAGAGGGCACTCTTTGGGAGCTCAGTGCCTGCTGGGTTTCTGCAGCATTGGATTGAGTGACTTCGGGAACGTTTCTttacctctttgggcctcagtttctccagctcATCAGTTTCACAATGAACTCATAATGTTGACAGATATTAAGGATCTGTCCTTTTGTgtaggctattttttttttttcaaatttcccaTAAAGGAACTGAGGTCACTGGTAAGACAAACTTGCATAGTAAATTCCTTCCTAGCAGATCTGCACAGAGAGGTGGTTGGCGGAGAGCAGAGAAAACCATGCAGGAGCTCGGTGGTTAACAAGCACCTGAACCTGGGTGAGCCTCCTGATGTCCGTAACAGTGGCAAGACATTCCTGCTTGCAAGGTTAGCGAGGTCCCTAAACGTGTTGCATGTATCAGTCTTAGGTTTCCATTAAACGCAGCTTTAAATTCACGTCACGAGACTAGCCACATCTGAAGAATATGGTAACTCTCATTTTGCAACAACTCActtgctccctcccacccttcttccCAGACAACACATACCTGTGGCTCTAGGGTTCTCCATGGGCGTCGCCTTTTCTAATGTCTCCCTGAAGGAGACGGCACAGAGGAAAATCGTCAACTGCCAAGAAACCAGCGAGTTCATCGTGGTCCCGGAAGTGTCCTGAGACCAAGACAGAGAGAGGGCGGAGGGGCTAGGTTAGGCACGCCCTCTGGGCTGGGTGATGGGGCAGATCCCAGCATGAAGTGGGGCCCTTGGAAGGAAGGAGACAGCCCCTGCCCTTGGAGGCCCTCAGTGGAGGGATGAGGCTGAACAGACACAGCACGGAAATGGGACTGAGACCACTTGCACCGTATCGTCCAAGCTGAACTCATGCTGGGTGAGAATCATAGGGAGGGCTTCCTGCAGGTGAGGCCAGTAAGgttaggaaggaaggagagaaggaaagaagggagggagggagggaggaagcatcCGTATCAGTGGAAGGGGCAGGACTGCTTGGGTTGGAAAATGGCCGGGATTCTGAACCTCAGGTTTGCTTGAGAGGAATGTTGGAGAAACAAGGAAGGAGATGCAGTGTGGCAGTGAGCAGGGAAAGGTGAAGTGAAGTGGGGCAAGGAGTTCCACTGAATGGAGGACGCTGAGGTCCCCACCTGCTCTCTGGAGCCTGGGAGCAGGTTCTTCTTCCCTCCATGCTGGGCTCTgcataaatgacagctttctgtgctccactctccccactagaATGTGCCTTCCTGAACCTGGCCCAGTTCCCTCCTGCTGTAATGGGAActtaattcctttcctttttcaagaaaaatgaagaaagaggcaATCATCTTGCTTGCTCTCATAACCCTTCATAGCCTTGAAAACCGTCATTAAATTGTCTTATTGCCTGTaattcaggaaagagaaaaaaactttcCCTGATATATCAGGTCAACTGTCTCCATATTCTATTCCCCGTGGTCTCTGAGAGGATATGAATATAATCGACTTCATGATTTTGGCTGTTGAGGTGGGAGCTGTGTGCTCTGACCCCCTCTTCATCCCCTTTCCCCTCTCATCCCCACCACCGCCCCCCCAGCTCTTCCAGCTCCCAAGTCTGATTTCTCTTTGAAAAAGTCACCAGGCATTTTGAGACTGTCCAAACATGATTAAAGACAAATTGGTGGAGAGCCAGGCAGCACTGCAGGCTGAGCAGAAGGCAGTGGGTGCCAGATCTAAAGGCTCGCGCCTCCCTCTGTGGTCGAGCGGTaagggggcagggcggggggacTATAATTTGTGCCCGTCAGCTCCTAACGGTGGCTCAGCCCCATCCGTCCCTCTGTTGTGGCCCccactcccctttcctctccctgctccaACCGGGACGCAGGCACGGGGTAGAGTAAGAGTGGGATTAGGAGGACTCAGATCTATAGCCACagctccaccctccctccctgtgaGACAAGAGCAAGTCACCTCCCATCTCTAGACGTCATTGCTCCGTGTATAAAATAAGAGCATTGAGTCAGACTGGCCACCGACTGTCCCCTCAGATGGTCACTTATCCTTGCAGACTTTGACTCTGTGACACCCTGAAACCCAGACCATGGCTTTCTGCACCTGCCTTAAGGCCTGGGGCAGGGCATGGAGTAGAGAGAGGATCAGTCCACTAGAGAGAACGTGTAAAACCATTTCTTTCATGGCTTCAGACCATGGATGCACTGGGTCCAGGTCAGTTCAGAAATCATTCCTGATCGCAGCACCTGGTTGGCGCTATGGGTGCACAGGTGTGCTAAGACGCAGGGTTGCTTCCCCCAGGCCCTCCCCTGGGATCTAGCACAAGAAATGGAGTCGTAATCAGAATCATCTCAGAATAACATGGTAAATGAGAGGCTGGAGGCACGTGAGcacagggtgggtggggaggccTGAGGGTGTGTCAGAGCCCATGGGAGCCTGATGTGGAGGGTCCAGGCAGGCTTTCTGCAGGGGGTGGCACCTGAGCTGAGTTTCTGAGCACTGACGGCAGTCCCAGCAAGGGAGCTGGAGCTGGGTGTGGAGGGAAGTGCAGGCCCTCCAGCCTGCCAGGAGGGTGAAACTTTGCTGGAGAGAGAGTGAGTGatgaggctggggaaggggccaCCAGGGGAATGTGTGTAGATTAGCGTTTCACATGGAGCATTCAGGCTGCTCTTCAGAAGCAGGACGGTGAgtggggaaggaggcagagggCAGGCTGTGTGGTTAGAAGGTAGTGTTCCTTCTTCATGCTCCTCTCACCTGTATTGCACCCTTCCCATCCCATCATAGGTAGCACTTACCGTGAGAACTTTGGGTTTCCCCCACTACCTGTCCCCAATGCACACctacacccctcccccaactcttGGTTCACTGCCCAGCACAGGGGCTTTTAACACATGTGGTAGAATTGAGTTGTTTGGAAAAGAACCATCAGCTTCCAAGGGGCCACGAATGGCTGTCCTGCTGTGGGCATTTTTGTGGTCTCCCTGTCCCAGGGTTTTGTACCTAGAGAGTAACAGGAATTCCAGGCTTGGTTGGAAAGCTTTTGGGGTGGGGAAGCTCCCTTCTGCGGTGATCCCATCTCTTAGTGCCAGGGCTGGCAGGGTACCCGGGGGCTCTTTGTTTAGGTCTGTGTTTGCCATCCACACATCAGGGAACTGCCCAGAGGAGTCCTGTTGAGCCTGTGAGCCCCAGGAGTTCCCCAGCTCCCTCCAAAAGCTTCTGTGGCCTCTCGTCCCAGCCAGAGAGTTCATTCActgtattcattctttctacaGAAAAGAACCCCCAGGGTCCTGGTTTCATAAAGTGCAAGTTAACATCATTTACCCGGACATCCCAGAAAAAATGTGGCCAGCCGAGTAATCAGGGAAGATCGGCGCCCCCTTGGCCTGCCTGGGACGCCTCTGTCAGTCTTGGAACTGAATTCCTGCTCCCAGCTTGGGCGCCTCCCTGAGTCCGGCCAGAGCCTTCCCCTGTGTGGGTGCTGCAGCGCACCTACCTTGCCTTGGCTCCGTCCTGAGGGGTCTCCGAGGTGATGACACTGCTTGGCTGAGTGAAcacctggagggaggggagatgggctCCTGGGCTCGCTGTCACCAGCTCCCTGGTCACGTCCCTTTTATAAAGCCCATGGTGACGTCTCCAGGCATAggcccacctctgcctccccctccctcctcctcagaCCCCCTCAGAGAGCACGGCGCTCCGAGCGGATGACGGCTGACTCCCGCCTCCTGGTTCTCATGACTGAAATCAGCCTTGTTCTGCCCCTCCAGAAGCCTTCCAAGGCTGGCTTTCTGATTGCCGCTAGTTCTTTCCAGCCTACTCACCGCTTCTCCCCGACCCACTCCAAGACCCATTCTGCCCCAAACAACATGGAAATGgactgttgggggggggggggcggagtgTCAGCGGGCAATGTTCCCCCTCCAGACAAGTGAGTAGGATGCagcgggggaagggggaggaagtggCACAGTCTGCCCTGGGGGCTCCTTGCTCCCCGTGTGCTCCCGGCTCTGGCA harbors:
- the KISS1 gene encoding metastasis-suppressor KiSS-1 encodes the protein MNSLVSWQLTIFLCAVSFRETLEKATPMENPRATGPRLRPPALLASGAQSPRCAERKPAAAGPSPRGASLCPPPESSAGPQLPGLCAPRSRLIPAPRGAVLVQREKDLSAYNWNSFGLRYGKRHTAPPGSRGQGAGRG